GTCGAGGAGATCGCCCGGGCATCGGCCTCGGTCAGCCTGTCCTATGGGGCACATTCGAACCTGTGTGTGAATCAGATCAAGCTGAACGGCACGGATGAGCAGCGGGCGAAATACCTGCCCCGGCTGTGCAGTGGCGAGGATGTCGGCGCGCTGGCCATGTCCGAGGAAGGGGCGGGCAGCGATGTCGTCAGCATGAAGCTGCGGGCCGAGAAGAAGAATGACCGCTACGTCCTGAACGGCAACAAATACTGGATCACCAACGCGCCGGATGCGCAGACGCTGGTGGTCTATGCCAAGACTGACCCGGATGCCGGCAGTAAGGGCATCACCGCCTTTATCGTCGAGCGCGGGATGCAGGGTTTCTCGACCAGCCCGCATTTCGACAAGCTGGGAATGCGCGGCTCGAACACCGGCGAGTTGATCTTCGAGAATTGCGAGATCCCCTTTGAGAATGTTCTGGGCGAGGAAGGCCGTGGCGTGCGCGTGTTGATGTCGGGCCTCGATTACGAGCGGCTGGTGCTGTCGGGCATCGGCACCGGGATCATGGCAGCCTGTCTGGACGAGGTGATGCCCTATGTCGCCGAGCGCAAGCAGTTCGGCCAGCCGATCGGGTCGTTCCAGCTCATGCAGGGCAAGATCGCCGATATGTATGTCGCCCTGAACACCGCGCGCGCCTATGTCTACGAGGTGGCCAGGGCCTGCGACGCGGGCAAGGTGACGCGGCAGGACGCGGCGGGCGCGGTGCTTTACGCCTCCGAGCAGGCGATGGTTCAGGCGCATCAGGCGGTGCAGGCCCTTGGTGGTGCCGGTTTCCTGAATGACAGCGTGGTCAGCCGCCTGTTCCGCGATGCCAAGCTGATGGAGATCGGCGCGGGCACCAGCGAAATCCGCCGGATGTTGATCGGGCGAGAGCTGATGGGGCTGGTCTGATGCGGGGACTCGTCATTGCATTCACGGTGATCGCGGGTGGGGCGATGGCGCAGGATGCCGAGCTGCCTGCCTTTGACCCGACTCTGCTGGAGACCTGCCTCGACAACGCCTCGCTACGCGCCGAGCAAGGCGACGACAAGGACGCGGAAAGCTGCATCGGCGTGGCCGCCGAGCAATGCATGGAAGGAGAGGGCGGTTATTCGACCTCTGGGATGTTCCAATGCCTGCAGCAAGAATCGGATTGGTGGGACGCGCGTCTGAACGATTCCTATTCCGCGTTGATGGCATCGGCGGAGAACATGGATCGCGAAGCCGCCGAGGGGGACTCTCCCGCTGGCGAGCAGGCACCGTTGCTGAAGGATATGCAGCGGCGCTGGATCGAGTTTCGTGACGCCGCCTGTGCCTATGAATATTCGCGGTGGGGCATGGGCTCGGGCCGGATTCCCGCCGGAGAGAATTGCCATATGATCCTGACCGCAAGGCAGGCGCTCTGGCTGGAGGAGTATCGCCGTGAGGATGGTGGAAACTGACCTCGCCTCACGAGGCTTTGCTTGAACGCCCGCGGTCTGGCGGGGTTGGGGGAGCATAGCCGTTTGGAGGACATCATGAAGCTGACGAGATCGATCACGATTGCCGCTTTCGCCATCAACCTCAACGCGTTGCCTGTCTTCGCCGGCGATGCCTCGGGGTTGGACCCGGCGGCGATCGACCAATGCATCGAGGCGGGAGAGGGCGGCGATTGCGCGGATGCCGGAATGCAGGCTTGCCGTGAATATGCAGAGACGAAATATACTGGGGACGATCCCGATTTCGTCGAGAAGAACTGTCTCGACGCCTCGCATCAGGCTTGGGAAGCCAAGTTGAGCGATATTTATCAGGCGCTGTTGGACAAAGAGGGCGACGCCGGGATCAAACCCCAGGAAATGCTGCGCCAGACCGAGCATGCCTGGATCGGTTTCCGTGATAGCCTGTGCAATTATGCGATGGAAGCGGCCAAAGCGCGCGAGGCAGGCGGTGATCTCGCCCGGTTGAAATGCCAAAGGGACGAGGCCGCGCGGCATTGGGCACTGCTGAATACCCGTCTGGAGGGGATGCGGGAATGACCACATTGACCTGCCATGACTATCCGGCACTGCGGCGCGATTTCCGTTGGGATTTCCCCGCCCGTCTGAACATGGCCGATCAATGCCTGTCGCATCATGGATCGCGCGTGGCGATCATCGAATATGACGGCACGCCGCATCCCGTGACCTATGCGGAACTGGCGCAAATGGCCGCGACATTGGCCCATGCATTGCAGGCGCAGCGGGGCGAGCGGGTGGCGGTTCTGCGCACGCAATCGGCCTGGACGGCGGCGGCGCATCTGGCAGTGTGGAAATCGGCGGCGATCTCGATCCCGTTGTTCAAGCTGTTCGGTCCCGAGGCGCTGGAACTGCGTCTGCGCGATGCCGGTGTCCGCACGGTGATCGCCGATGCCGAGGGGCGCGAGATGCTGCGCAGTTTCCCCGATCTTCGGGTGATCGTGCCCGAAGACGGGTTGCCTGAGGCAGGCCCCTTCGCCCCCCTGCCGACGGGCCCTGAAGACCCTGCGGTGATCATCTATACATCAGGCACGACCGGGGCACCCAAGGGCGCGCTGCATGGTCACCGCGTGCTGACCGGCCATCTGCCGGGCGTCGAGATGAGCCACGACCTGCTCGGCCAGCCCGGCGATTGCCTGTGGACGCCTGCGGATTGGGCATGGATCGGCGGATTGTTCGACGTGCTGATGCCGGGACTCGCGCTTGGCGTGCCGGTGGTGGCGGTCCGGATGCCCAAATTCGATCCTTCCGAAATGACCCGGCTGATCGCCGATTGCGGGGTGCGGAACATCTTTTTCCCACCGACCGCGCTGAAAATGTTGAAGGCCGCCGATATCTCCATCACCGGGTTGCGCTCGGTCGCATCCGGCGGAGAGACGCTCGGGGCCGAGATGCTGGATTGGGGGTGGCAGGCCTTTGGCCTGACGATCAACGAATTCTACGGCCAGACCGAATGCAACATGGTGGCTTCCTCGACCGCGTCGATGTTCGCCGCCCGTCCGGGGTCGATCGGCAAGGCCGTGCCGGGCTTCGATGTGCAGGTGATCGACGAAAGCGGCCAGCCGACCGATGCCGAGGGCGATATCGCCGTGCGGCGCGGGGCCGGGTCGATGATGCTGGAATACTGGAACCGCCCCGACGCGACGGCCGAGAAATTCCGCGGCGAGTGGCTGGTGACCGGTGACCGTGGCGTGATCGAGGATGGCTATATCCGCTTTGTGGGACGCGACGATGACGTGATCACATCGGCGGGCTATCGCATCGGCCCCTCCGAGATCGAGGATTGCCTGCTGAAACATCCCGCGGTCGCGCAGGCGGGGGTCGTCGGCAAGCCCGATCCCGTAAGAACGGAAATCGTCAAGGCTTACATCGTGTTGCGGGACGGGTTCGATCCATCGACAGATCTGGCCTCCGAGTTGCAATCCCACGCCAAACGATTTTCTGCCGCGCATTCCTACCCGCGCGAGATCGCCTTTCTCGACGCCCTTCCGATGACCGTGACCGGCAAGGTGATGCGGCGGGAATTGCGGAATCTGGCGATTGCCGAAATCGAGGGAGGCAGCGATGGATAGCGCATGTCCCTGCAACCGACGCCAGATGACGACCGAATTTTTCCAGATCGGAGCCCGCCGCGTATGAAACTCAAATCCGCAGCCCTGACCACGTCCGACGCATTCAAGGCCAATCGCGAAGCGCATGTGGCCCTGCTCGCCACCGCTCGCGAGGCCGCCGAGGCAGCCGCCGCCGGGGGCGGGACCAAGTCGATGGAGCGCCATGTCAGCCGCGGCAAGATGCCTCCGCGCGAACGGGTGGCGAACCTGCTCGATCCCGGCTCGCCCTTTCTCGAAATTGGCGCGACGGCGGCGCATGGCATGTATGATGGCGCGGCGCCCGGTGCCGGTGTGATTGCCGGGATCGGGCGGGTTCATGGCCAGGACGTGATGGTCGTCGCCAATGACGCGACGGTGAAGGGCGGCACCTATTACCCGATATCGGTGAAAAAACACCTCCGCGCCCAAGAGATCGCGGCGGAATGCCATCTGCCCTGCGTCTACCTTGTGGATAGCGGCGGCGCGAACCTGCCCAACCAGGACGAGGTCTTTCCCGACCGCGATCATTTCGGACGCATCTTTTACAATCAGGCGCAGATGTCGGCCAAGGGCATTCCGCAGATCGCCGTGGTCATGGGCTCCTGCACCGCGGGCGGCGCCTATGTGCCCGCCATGTCGGATGTGACGATCATCGTCCGCGATCAGGGCACGATCTTCCTCGCCGGTCCACCGCTGGTCAAGGCCGCCACCGGAGAGGTCGTGACGGCCGAGGATCTGGGCGGCGGCGACGTCCATACCCGCCTGTCCGGCGTCGCCGATTATCTGGCCGAGGACGATGCCCATGCGCTCGCGCAGGCCCGTCGCGCCATCGGCAATCTCAACCGCCGGATGCCCGAAAGCGTCCTCTGGCAATCGCCCGAACCCCCGGCTTATGACCCCGACGAGATCCTCGGAGTGGTGCCCGCCGATCTGCGTACACCCTATGACATCCGCGAGGTGATAGCCCGCACCGTGGACGGCTCGCGCTTCGACGAGTTCAAGGCGCGTTTCGGCGAGACGCTGGTGACGGGTTTCGCCCATGTCGAGGGCTGCCCGGTCGGCATTGTCGCCAATAACGGCGTGCTGTTCTCGGAAGCAGCGCAGAAAGGCGCGCATTTCATCGAGCTTTGCTCGCAACGCGGCATTCCGCTGGTGTTCCTGCAGAACATCACCGGCTTCATGGTCGGCCGGAAATACGAGAACGAGGGCATCGCCCGCCACGGCGCCAAGATGGTGACGGCGGTCGCCACGAGTTCGGTGCCCAAGATCACCATGCTGGTCGGCGGCTCTTTCGGGGCGGGGAACTATGGCATGGCGGGCCGCGCCTATTCGCCCCGCTTCCTGTGGACATGGCCCAATAGCCGGATCTCGGTGATGGGCGGGGAACAGGCGGCGGGCGTGCTGGCCACCGTCAAGCGCGACGGGATCGAGCGGCAGGGCGGCAGCTGGTCCGCCGAGGAAGAGGCGGAATTCAAGCGCCCCACGATCGAGATGTTCGAGCGCCAGTCGCACCCGCTCTATGCCTCGGCGCGGCTTTGGGATGACGGCATCATCGACCCGCGGAAAAGCCGCGAGGTGCTGGCCCTGTCGCTGCGCGCCAGCCTGAACGCGCCGATTGAACCGACGCGCTTCGGTGTCTTCCGGATGTGATTGTGGCGATGATGGATGCCTCCGGCGGGGATATTTTCATGAAGAAGAAGGGGCCGGAATGATACGGGTCTGGCAGGGAGATATCACCACATTGACCGTTGATGCCATCGTCAACGCGGCCAACGAGACGCTGCTTGGCGGCGGCGGTGTCGATGGAGCGATCCATCGCGCGGCAGGGCCCGGCTTGCTGGAGGAATGCCGCAGGATCGGTGGCTGCCCGACGGGGGAGGCGCGCATCACCGGCGGCTACGATCTGCCCGCCCGGCATGTCATCCATACGGTCGGCCCGATCTGGCGAGGGGGTGATCAGGGCGAGGACGACCTGCTTGCCTCGGCCTATCGCAACAGCCTCATGCTGGCCCGCGAGCACGGGTTCGCCAGCATCGCCTTCCCGGCGATCTCGACCGGCATCTACGGTTTTCCACCCGACCGCGCCGCTCGTATCGCCGTCGAGACGATCCGGGAACATGGCGAATCCTTTCAGGTGACGCTGGTCGCCTTTGACCACGCTGCTGCCCGGTATCTCGAAGAGGCGCTCGGATGACCTCTTCTTCTTCATGCAAATATCCCGCGGGGGTCCGGGGGCGCGAAGCCCCCGGCGGCCGCCAAGCCAAGGACCTGCCATGTTCCAGAAGATCCTGATTGCCAATCGCGGCGAAATCGCCTGCCGTGTCATTGTTTCCTGCCGCCGCATGGGCGTTGCAAGCGTCGCCGTCTATTCCGATGCCGACCGCGCCGCCCGCCATGTCGCCATGGCTGACGAGGCCGTGCATCTGGGCGGACCCGCTCCGGCTGACAGTTACCTGCAAGGTGACCGGATCATCGAAGCCGCCAAGGCCACCGGGGCGCAGGCGATCCATCCCGGTTACGGTTTCCTGTCCGAGAATCCCGATTTCGTGGATGCGGTCGAGGCAGCAGGGCTGGTCTTTATCGGCCCATCGGCCAAGGCGATCCGGGCGATGGGGCTGAAGGATGCCGCCAAGGCACTGATGGAAGAGGCCGGGGTGCCGGTCGTGCCGGGCTATCACGGTGCGGATCAGGACCCCGCCCACCTGGCGCAGGAGGCCGGGAGGATCGGCTACCCGGTGCTGATCAAGGCCGTTGCGGGTGGTGGCGGCAAGGGGATGCGCCGGGTGGACGATCCCGGCGAGTTCGCCGATGCGCTGGCCTCGGCGCAATCCGAGGCGAGGAATGCTTTCGGCAATCCCGATGTGCTGATCGAGAAATACATCCTGCAGCCCCGCCATATCGAGGTGCAGGTCTTTGGCGACGGGCATCGCGCGGTTCACCTGTTCGAGCGGGATTGCTCCCTGCAGCGCCGCCACCAGAAGGTGATCGAGGAAGCCCCGGCCCCCGGCATGACGCCCGAGATGCGCAAGGTCATGGGCGCCGCCGCCACCCGCGCCGCCGAGGCGATCGGCTACAAGGGCGCGGGCACGATCGAGTTCATCGTCGATGGCAGCGAGGGGCTGCGGCCCGATGGTTTCTGGTTCATGGAGATGAATACCCGGCTGCAGGTCGAGCATCCCGTGACCGAGGCGATCACCGGCATCGATCTGGTCGAATGGCAGCTGCGCGTCGCCAGTGGCGAGCCCTTGCCCGCCCGGCAGGAGGATCTGCGGATCACCGGCCATGCCTTCGAGGCGCGGCTGTATGCCGAGGATGTCCCTGCGGGTTTCCTGCCCGCGACCGGACGGCTGGCGCATCTGCAATTCCCCGATGCCGCGCGGATCGAGACCGGCGTGCGGCAGGGCGATGCGATCAGCCCGTGGTACGATCCGATGATCGCCAAGATCGTGACCCATGGCCCGACCCGCGCGGTCGCCTTGCGAGCGCTGGAATCGGCCCTTGTCGATACCGAGGTGGCGGGCTCGGTCACCAATCTGGATTTCCTGATCGCGCTGACCCGGCATGAGGGCTTTCGCGAGGGCGAGGTGGATACCGGGCTGATCGGCAGCGACCTCGATGCTCTGGTCGCCGCCGCCGAAGCCGATCCCCGTGTCAGGGCGCTGGCGGTGGTCGGGCTGGCCGGGCTGGCCGACCCGCAGGTGAAGGGCGGGGCGACGCTCTGGCAGCCGCTGCGCCGGACAATCGCGTGGGAGGGCGGCGAGGCGGTGCTGGAGGTGCTTGGCCCCGGTGCCGCTCGGGTCACGCTGGACGGCACCGGCCACGAGGTGCGCTGGCAGGGCGGGCGCTGGTGGGTGGACGAGACCCTGATGCGTCACCGGATCGTCAGCCATGATGCCGGGGTCAGCGTCTTCGGGGGCCGCACCGTGCATCTGGTGCCGCTCGACCCGCTGGCCCGCGATGCCGCCGCCGCGGGTGACGAGGTCACGCTGGCGCCCATGCCGGGGCTGGTGAAATCCGTGCATGTGAAGGCCGGGCAGGCGGTGAAGGCGGGCGACCGGCTCGCCGTGCTGGAAGCGATGAAGATGGAGCACAGCTTGACCGCATGGCGCGACGGCGTGGTGGCCGAGGTGATGGCGAGCGCCGGGGATCAGGTCGAGGCGGGCGCGCCGCTGATCCGGCTGGAGGAGGAAGAGGAATGAGCGATAATCCCGTCCTGTGGCATGTGCCGCTGTCGCGCTCGATGCGGGTGCGCTGGCTGCTCGAGGAAATCGGCTGCGATTACGAGCTGCGCGAATTGTCGTTCTTCGACAAGTCCATGCGCCAGCCTCCCTATAGCGATATCCATCCGGCGGGGCGTGTTCCCGCGCTGCAGGTGGACGGGCACCTGATCCGCGAATCCGGCGCCTGCATCGAGTATCTCTGCGAGACCCGCGCCCCTGAACTGATGCGCGCGCCCGGCGCCGAGGGGCGGGCCGATTGGCTGAACTGGCTGCATTTCGCCGAGACATTGGGACAGCATCTGGCCAACCTGACCCAGCATCACATCGTGCTGCGCGAGGATTACATGCGCTCGCCCACCGTGATGCGGCTGGAGGCGGCGCGCCTGTCGCGCACGCTCGGGCTGGTGGCGCAGACCGTCGCCGGGCAGGACTGGCTGATGCCCGAGGGTTTCTCGGGCGTCGATTGCGCGGTGGGTTATTCCGTCTATATCGCCGCGCGTTTCGTGCGCTTCGATGACCGCCCCGCGCTGATCGCCTATCTGGAGCGTTGCAAGGCGCGTCCGGCTTTCCGTGCGACCCTGCCAAAACCGGGCGATCAGTTGATCTATGCCAAGGAATTCTACGAGGTGCCCGATGCCTGAGACGGTCGAGATATTCGAGATGGGCCCCCGTGACGGGCTGCAGAATGAAAAGCGCCTGATCCCGGCGGCGGAAAAGATCGCGCTGGTCGATCTGCTCTCGACGGCCGGTTTCCGGCGGATCGAGGTGACCAGCTTCGTCTCTCCGAAATGGGTGCCGCAGATGGGCGACGCCGCCGAGGTCATGGCCGGGATCACCCGCAGGCCCGGAGTCAGCTATGCGGTACTGACGCCGAACATGAAGGGTTACGAGGGGGCGAAAGCTGCGCGGGCCAGCGAGGTGGCGATCTTCGCCAGCGCATCCGAGGGCTTCAGCAAGGCCAATCTGAACGCGACGATCGCCGAGTCGCTGGAACGCTTCGCCCCTGTGGCCGAGGCCGCGCAGGCCGACGGAATTCCCGTGCGCGGCTATATCAGCGTCGTGACGGATTGCCCCTTTGACGGCCCTACGCCCCCGGCCAATGTGGCCCGCGTGGCGGCGGCGCTGCGCGAGTTGGGCTGCTACGAGGTCAGCCTTGGCGACACGATCGGCCAGGGCCGCCCTGAAACCATCGACGCAATGCTGTCGGCGGTTCTGAACGAGTTGCCGCCGGAACGGCTCGCCGGACATTATCACGACACCGCTGGCCGGGCGCTCGAGAATATCGACGCTTCACTGGCACGCGGGCTGCGCGTGTTCGATGCGGCGGTCGGGGGATTGGGCGGCTGCCCCTATGCGCCC
This region of Paracoccus saliphilus genomic DNA includes:
- a CDS encoding isovaleryl-CoA dehydrogenase, with product MFTQGMQFDLGEDVNALRDMVHRWAQERVKPLAGEVDSKNEFPNELWTEMGELGLLGMTVSEEYGGSGMGYLAHVVAVEEIARASASVSLSYGAHSNLCVNQIKLNGTDEQRAKYLPRLCSGEDVGALAMSEEGAGSDVVSMKLRAEKKNDRYVLNGNKYWITNAPDAQTLVVYAKTDPDAGSKGITAFIVERGMQGFSTSPHFDKLGMRGSNTGELIFENCEIPFENVLGEEGRGVRVLMSGLDYERLVLSGIGTGIMAACLDEVMPYVAERKQFGQPIGSFQLMQGKIADMYVALNTARAYVYEVARACDAGKVTRQDAAGAVLYASEQAMVQAHQAVQALGGAGFLNDSVVSRLFRDAKLMEIGAGTSEIRRMLIGRELMGLV
- a CDS encoding lysozyme inhibitor LprI family protein: MRGLVIAFTVIAGGAMAQDAELPAFDPTLLETCLDNASLRAEQGDDKDAESCIGVAAEQCMEGEGGYSTSGMFQCLQQESDWWDARLNDSYSALMASAENMDREAAEGDSPAGEQAPLLKDMQRRWIEFRDAACAYEYSRWGMGSGRIPAGENCHMILTARQALWLEEYRREDGGN
- a CDS encoding lysozyme inhibitor LprI family protein, with the translated sequence MKLTRSITIAAFAINLNALPVFAGDASGLDPAAIDQCIEAGEGGDCADAGMQACREYAETKYTGDDPDFVEKNCLDASHQAWEAKLSDIYQALLDKEGDAGIKPQEMLRQTEHAWIGFRDSLCNYAMEAAKAREAGGDLARLKCQRDEAARHWALLNTRLEGMRE
- a CDS encoding AMP-binding protein is translated as MTTLTCHDYPALRRDFRWDFPARLNMADQCLSHHGSRVAIIEYDGTPHPVTYAELAQMAATLAHALQAQRGERVAVLRTQSAWTAAAHLAVWKSAAISIPLFKLFGPEALELRLRDAGVRTVIADAEGREMLRSFPDLRVIVPEDGLPEAGPFAPLPTGPEDPAVIIYTSGTTGAPKGALHGHRVLTGHLPGVEMSHDLLGQPGDCLWTPADWAWIGGLFDVLMPGLALGVPVVAVRMPKFDPSEMTRLIADCGVRNIFFPPTALKMLKAADISITGLRSVASGGETLGAEMLDWGWQAFGLTINEFYGQTECNMVASSTASMFAARPGSIGKAVPGFDVQVIDESGQPTDAEGDIAVRRGAGSMMLEYWNRPDATAEKFRGEWLVTGDRGVIEDGYIRFVGRDDDVITSAGYRIGPSEIEDCLLKHPAVAQAGVVGKPDPVRTEIVKAYIVLRDGFDPSTDLASELQSHAKRFSAAHSYPREIAFLDALPMTVTGKVMRRELRNLAIAEIEGGSDG
- a CDS encoding carboxyl transferase domain-containing protein → MKLKSAALTTSDAFKANREAHVALLATAREAAEAAAAGGGTKSMERHVSRGKMPPRERVANLLDPGSPFLEIGATAAHGMYDGAAPGAGVIAGIGRVHGQDVMVVANDATVKGGTYYPISVKKHLRAQEIAAECHLPCVYLVDSGGANLPNQDEVFPDRDHFGRIFYNQAQMSAKGIPQIAVVMGSCTAGGAYVPAMSDVTIIVRDQGTIFLAGPPLVKAATGEVVTAEDLGGGDVHTRLSGVADYLAEDDAHALAQARRAIGNLNRRMPESVLWQSPEPPAYDPDEILGVVPADLRTPYDIREVIARTVDGSRFDEFKARFGETLVTGFAHVEGCPVGIVANNGVLFSEAAQKGAHFIELCSQRGIPLVFLQNITGFMVGRKYENEGIARHGAKMVTAVATSSVPKITMLVGGSFGAGNYGMAGRAYSPRFLWTWPNSRISVMGGEQAAGVLATVKRDGIERQGGSWSAEEEAEFKRPTIEMFERQSHPLYASARLWDDGIIDPRKSREVLALSLRASLNAPIEPTRFGVFRM
- a CDS encoding O-acetyl-ADP-ribose deacetylase, with translation MIRVWQGDITTLTVDAIVNAANETLLGGGGVDGAIHRAAGPGLLEECRRIGGCPTGEARITGGYDLPARHVIHTVGPIWRGGDQGEDDLLASAYRNSLMLAREHGFASIAFPAISTGIYGFPPDRAARIAVETIREHGESFQVTLVAFDHAAARYLEEALG
- a CDS encoding acetyl-CoA carboxylase biotin carboxylase subunit → MFQKILIANRGEIACRVIVSCRRMGVASVAVYSDADRAARHVAMADEAVHLGGPAPADSYLQGDRIIEAAKATGAQAIHPGYGFLSENPDFVDAVEAAGLVFIGPSAKAIRAMGLKDAAKALMEEAGVPVVPGYHGADQDPAHLAQEAGRIGYPVLIKAVAGGGGKGMRRVDDPGEFADALASAQSEARNAFGNPDVLIEKYILQPRHIEVQVFGDGHRAVHLFERDCSLQRRHQKVIEEAPAPGMTPEMRKVMGAAATRAAEAIGYKGAGTIEFIVDGSEGLRPDGFWFMEMNTRLQVEHPVTEAITGIDLVEWQLRVASGEPLPARQEDLRITGHAFEARLYAEDVPAGFLPATGRLAHLQFPDAARIETGVRQGDAISPWYDPMIAKIVTHGPTRAVALRALESALVDTEVAGSVTNLDFLIALTRHEGFREGEVDTGLIGSDLDALVAAAEADPRVRALAVVGLAGLADPQVKGGATLWQPLRRTIAWEGGEAVLEVLGPGAARVTLDGTGHEVRWQGGRWWVDETLMRHRIVSHDAGVSVFGGRTVHLVPLDPLARDAAAAGDEVTLAPMPGLVKSVHVKAGQAVKAGDRLAVLEAMKMEHSLTAWRDGVVAEVMASAGDQVEAGAPLIRLEEEEE
- a CDS encoding glutathione S-transferase family protein; this translates as MSDNPVLWHVPLSRSMRVRWLLEEIGCDYELRELSFFDKSMRQPPYSDIHPAGRVPALQVDGHLIRESGACIEYLCETRAPELMRAPGAEGRADWLNWLHFAETLGQHLANLTQHHIVLREDYMRSPTVMRLEAARLSRTLGLVAQTVAGQDWLMPEGFSGVDCAVGYSVYIAARFVRFDDRPALIAYLERCKARPAFRATLPKPGDQLIYAKEFYEVPDA
- a CDS encoding hydroxymethylglutaryl-CoA lyase, which produces MPETVEIFEMGPRDGLQNEKRLIPAAEKIALVDLLSTAGFRRIEVTSFVSPKWVPQMGDAAEVMAGITRRPGVSYAVLTPNMKGYEGAKAARASEVAIFASASEGFSKANLNATIAESLERFAPVAEAAQADGIPVRGYISVVTDCPFDGPTPPANVARVAAALRELGCYEVSLGDTIGQGRPETIDAMLSAVLNELPPERLAGHYHDTAGRALENIDASLARGLRVFDAAVGGLGGCPYAPGAKGNVATEAVAAHLAAVGHATGLDMEVIERAAAMARAMREDEDV